From a region of the Salarias fasciatus chromosome 6, fSalaFa1.1, whole genome shotgun sequence genome:
- the LOC115390859 gene encoding polymeric immunoglobulin receptor-like isoform X1 produces the protein MLNNCHSLFYCAFFQNRTNEKKRPCFLLFSSAVSAGCVTGTTGLIKVFGYLGGDVNVTCPYDPGYENYEKYLCKNKCDDNDVLITTTDNKNVRFSISDKKNIAKFLVTISNVTASDAGKYWCGVTRTGKDLYQEVKIQLTKDSCCSDVVKTQSHEEGSVSVTCPYAAEHQTNLKYICRGSQPSTCLQRAVVTSERTSDPRFTLTDDQMSRKFTVTISQLARADSGQYLCGVRSDAGLDVFSAVQLEVKEWCCVASSNVTGTEGHSVTLQCPYPPQHQHNRKFLCKGDRRNNCTDVVKNRSRFTLQDDISSSTFSVTVSKLEAGDAGTYWCASHSQWRVGNYTKLQLSVFLQRDSVIPPFTGTTLIVGFSVIPVVLMLIFTLVMFRLKCHKRREAEVFVFKNQPGPENVEETRPNVCSNQDFVGKVKQSSCYNYDNDVEDQPEYGNITRTDEIYCNQEVFRVHRK, from the exons ATGCTTAATAATTGCCACTCATTATTTTATTGTGCATTTTTTCAAAACAggacaaatgaaaagaaaaggccttgttttctattgttttccTCTGCAGTCTCTGCAGGTTGTGTAACCGGAACCACAGGATTGATAAAAGTTTTTGGATACCTGGGAGGAGATGTGAATGTAACCTGCCCCTACGATCCTGGTTATGAGAATTATGAGAAGTACCTGTGCAAGAACAAATGTGACGACAATGATGTTCTTATTACCACAACAGACAACAAAAATGTCAGATTCTCCATCTCTGACAAGAAAAACATTGCAAAGTTCCTCGTGACAATCTCAAATGTTACAGCTTCAGATGCTGGAAAATACTGGTGTGGAGTGACCAGGACTGGAAAAGATCTCTACCAAGAAGTGAAGATACAATTAACAAAAG ACAGTTGCTGCAGCGATGTGGTTAAAACTCAAAGTCACGAGGAGGGTTCGGTGTCCGTCACTTGTCCCTATGCTGCCGAACACCAGACCAATCTGAAGTACATCTGCAGAGGAAGTCAGCCCTCCACATGTCTGCAGCGGGCAGTGGTCACCTCTGAGAGGACATCAGACCCGCGGTTCACACTCACTGATGATCAAATGTCAAGGAAATTCACAGTGACCATCAGCCAGCTGGCCCGAGCAGACTCTGGACAGTACCTCTGTGGTGTTCGTTCAGACGCTGGACTGGatgttttttctgctgttcAGCTGGAAGTGAAAG AGTGGTGCTGTGTGGCGTCCAGCAACGTGACAGGCACTGAGGGACACTCAGTCACTTTGCAGTGTCCCTATCCACCTCAGCATCAGCATAACAGAAAGTTCCTCTGCAAGGGAGACCGGCGCAACAACTGCACAGACGTGGTGAAGAACAGAAGCAGGTTCACCCTGCAGGACGACATTTCCTCCAGCACTTTCTCAGTGACGGTGTCCAAGCTGGAGGCAGGAGATGCTGGGACGTACTGGTGTGCCTCACACTCACAGTGGAGAGTCGGAAACTACACCAAGCTTCAGCTGTCAG tgtttCTGCAACGTGACAGCGTGATTCCTCCGTTTACTG GTACCACCCTTATCGTAGGTTTCAGCGTGATCCCCGTGGTGCTCATGCTGATATTCACGCTGGTCATGTTTCGGCTCAAATGCCACAAAAGACGAG AAGCTGAAGTCTTTGTGTTCAAAAACCAACCAGGGCCAGAAAATGTGGAAGAGACGAGACCAAAT GTTTGCTCCAATCAAGATTTTGTAGGAAAGGTAAAGCAGAGCTCGTGTTACAACTATGACAACGATGTCGAGGACCAGCCAGAATATGGAAACATCACCAGAACAGACGAAATCTACTGCAATCAAGAAGTGTTCAGAGTACATAGAAAATGA
- the LOC115390859 gene encoding polymeric immunoglobulin receptor-like isoform X3, whose product MLNNCHSLFYCAFFQNRTNEKKRPCFLLFSSAVSAGCVTGTTGLIKVFGYLGGDVNVTCPYDPGYENYEKYLCKNKSSDAGKYWCGVTRTGKDLYQEVKIQLTKDSCCSDVVKTQSHEEGSVSVTCPYAAEHQTNLKYICRGSQPSTCLQRAVVTSERTSDPRFTLTDDQMSRKFTVTISQLARADSGQYLCGVRSDAGLDVFSAVQLEVKEWCCVASSNVTGTEGHSVTLQCPYPPQHQHNRKFLCKGDRRNNCTDVVKNRSRFTLQDDISSSTFSVTVSKLEAGDAGTYWCASHSQWRVGNYTKLQLSVFLQRDSVIPPFTGTTLIVGFSVIPVVLMLIFTLVMFRLKCHKRREAEVFVFKNQPGPENVEETRPNVCSNQDFVGKVKQSSCYNYDNDVEDQPEYGNITRTDEIYCNQEVFRVHRK is encoded by the exons ATGCTTAATAATTGCCACTCATTATTTTATTGTGCATTTTTTCAAAACAggacaaatgaaaagaaaaggccttgttttctattgttttccTCTGCAGTCTCTGCAGGTTGTGTAACCGGAACCACAGGATTGATAAAAGTTTTTGGATACCTGGGAGGAGATGTGAATGTAACCTGCCCCTACGATCCTGGTTATGAGAATTATGAGAAGTACCTGTGCAAGAACAAAT CTTCAGATGCTGGAAAATACTGGTGTGGAGTGACCAGGACTGGAAAAGATCTCTACCAAGAAGTGAAGATACAATTAACAAAAG ACAGTTGCTGCAGCGATGTGGTTAAAACTCAAAGTCACGAGGAGGGTTCGGTGTCCGTCACTTGTCCCTATGCTGCCGAACACCAGACCAATCTGAAGTACATCTGCAGAGGAAGTCAGCCCTCCACATGTCTGCAGCGGGCAGTGGTCACCTCTGAGAGGACATCAGACCCGCGGTTCACACTCACTGATGATCAAATGTCAAGGAAATTCACAGTGACCATCAGCCAGCTGGCCCGAGCAGACTCTGGACAGTACCTCTGTGGTGTTCGTTCAGACGCTGGACTGGatgttttttctgctgttcAGCTGGAAGTGAAAG AGTGGTGCTGTGTGGCGTCCAGCAACGTGACAGGCACTGAGGGACACTCAGTCACTTTGCAGTGTCCCTATCCACCTCAGCATCAGCATAACAGAAAGTTCCTCTGCAAGGGAGACCGGCGCAACAACTGCACAGACGTGGTGAAGAACAGAAGCAGGTTCACCCTGCAGGACGACATTTCCTCCAGCACTTTCTCAGTGACGGTGTCCAAGCTGGAGGCAGGAGATGCTGGGACGTACTGGTGTGCCTCACACTCACAGTGGAGAGTCGGAAACTACACCAAGCTTCAGCTGTCAG tgtttCTGCAACGTGACAGCGTGATTCCTCCGTTTACTG GTACCACCCTTATCGTAGGTTTCAGCGTGATCCCCGTGGTGCTCATGCTGATATTCACGCTGGTCATGTTTCGGCTCAAATGCCACAAAAGACGAG AAGCTGAAGTCTTTGTGTTCAAAAACCAACCAGGGCCAGAAAATGTGGAAGAGACGAGACCAAAT GTTTGCTCCAATCAAGATTTTGTAGGAAAGGTAAAGCAGAGCTCGTGTTACAACTATGACAACGATGTCGAGGACCAGCCAGAATATGGAAACATCACCAGAACAGACGAAATCTACTGCAATCAAGAAGTGTTCAGAGTACATAGAAAATGA
- the LOC115390859 gene encoding polymeric immunoglobulin receptor-like isoform X2 yields MPRRRTLLILLCISAGCVTGTTGLIKVFGYLGGDVNVTCPYDPGYENYEKYLCKNKCDDNDVLITTTDNKNVRFSISDKKNIAKFLVTISNVTASDAGKYWCGVTRTGKDLYQEVKIQLTKDSCCSDVVKTQSHEEGSVSVTCPYAAEHQTNLKYICRGSQPSTCLQRAVVTSERTSDPRFTLTDDQMSRKFTVTISQLARADSGQYLCGVRSDAGLDVFSAVQLEVKEWCCVASSNVTGTEGHSVTLQCPYPPQHQHNRKFLCKGDRRNNCTDVVKNRSRFTLQDDISSSTFSVTVSKLEAGDAGTYWCASHSQWRVGNYTKLQLSVFLQRDSVIPPFTGTTLIVGFSVIPVVLMLIFTLVMFRLKCHKRREAEVFVFKNQPGPENVEETRPNVCSNQDFVGKVKQSSCYNYDNDVEDQPEYGNITRTDEIYCNQEVFRVHRK; encoded by the exons ATGCCGAGGCGCCGAACCCTGCTCATCCTCCTCTGCA TCTCTGCAGGTTGTGTAACCGGAACCACAGGATTGATAAAAGTTTTTGGATACCTGGGAGGAGATGTGAATGTAACCTGCCCCTACGATCCTGGTTATGAGAATTATGAGAAGTACCTGTGCAAGAACAAATGTGACGACAATGATGTTCTTATTACCACAACAGACAACAAAAATGTCAGATTCTCCATCTCTGACAAGAAAAACATTGCAAAGTTCCTCGTGACAATCTCAAATGTTACAGCTTCAGATGCTGGAAAATACTGGTGTGGAGTGACCAGGACTGGAAAAGATCTCTACCAAGAAGTGAAGATACAATTAACAAAAG ACAGTTGCTGCAGCGATGTGGTTAAAACTCAAAGTCACGAGGAGGGTTCGGTGTCCGTCACTTGTCCCTATGCTGCCGAACACCAGACCAATCTGAAGTACATCTGCAGAGGAAGTCAGCCCTCCACATGTCTGCAGCGGGCAGTGGTCACCTCTGAGAGGACATCAGACCCGCGGTTCACACTCACTGATGATCAAATGTCAAGGAAATTCACAGTGACCATCAGCCAGCTGGCCCGAGCAGACTCTGGACAGTACCTCTGTGGTGTTCGTTCAGACGCTGGACTGGatgttttttctgctgttcAGCTGGAAGTGAAAG AGTGGTGCTGTGTGGCGTCCAGCAACGTGACAGGCACTGAGGGACACTCAGTCACTTTGCAGTGTCCCTATCCACCTCAGCATCAGCATAACAGAAAGTTCCTCTGCAAGGGAGACCGGCGCAACAACTGCACAGACGTGGTGAAGAACAGAAGCAGGTTCACCCTGCAGGACGACATTTCCTCCAGCACTTTCTCAGTGACGGTGTCCAAGCTGGAGGCAGGAGATGCTGGGACGTACTGGTGTGCCTCACACTCACAGTGGAGAGTCGGAAACTACACCAAGCTTCAGCTGTCAG tgtttCTGCAACGTGACAGCGTGATTCCTCCGTTTACTG GTACCACCCTTATCGTAGGTTTCAGCGTGATCCCCGTGGTGCTCATGCTGATATTCACGCTGGTCATGTTTCGGCTCAAATGCCACAAAAGACGAG AAGCTGAAGTCTTTGTGTTCAAAAACCAACCAGGGCCAGAAAATGTGGAAGAGACGAGACCAAAT GTTTGCTCCAATCAAGATTTTGTAGGAAAGGTAAAGCAGAGCTCGTGTTACAACTATGACAACGATGTCGAGGACCAGCCAGAATATGGAAACATCACCAGAACAGACGAAATCTACTGCAATCAAGAAGTGTTCAGAGTACATAGAAAATGA